The Paenibacillus sophorae genome has a segment encoding these proteins:
- a CDS encoding ABC transporter ATP-binding protein — translation MNGIIEINNLVKKYKLYNKPTDRFKEAVHPFNKVYHKEFVALDGITLSVEKGDAVGILGKNGSGKSTLLKIITGVLSPTGGSVEINGKISAILELGAGFNPEYTGRENIYLNGLMMGYGREKMDEKIDSVIEFADIGKFIDQPVKVYSSGMFARLAFAVSINVEPDILIVDEALAVGDTRFQTKCIDKMKELKRNGTTILFVSHASEQVKRFCNKAVWIKNGKIEALGDSSEVVDLYEDYMRNDTEQLTEGTEPRANKVITSIEPDFVLPSNPDVLALITNVQINKTSLRTFEELIVEIEYEVYEESIDDLLLGAAIYTPSRDYIFGPNTFLENISIPNKMGRHKVNYCIPQLPLLGGTFCLDVGLFNNEGIINIHYMENAVSFTITNKYFSEGLVYIKHNWEVLK, via the coding sequence TTGAACGGGATAATAGAAATAAATAATCTTGTGAAAAAATACAAGTTATATAACAAGCCAACCGATCGTTTTAAAGAAGCGGTCCATCCCTTCAATAAAGTCTATCATAAGGAATTTGTCGCTTTGGATGGCATTACACTTTCCGTAGAGAAGGGGGATGCTGTTGGAATACTTGGCAAGAACGGCTCGGGTAAATCAACGCTCCTAAAAATCATTACGGGAGTATTGTCGCCAACCGGCGGCAGTGTTGAAATCAATGGGAAGATTTCTGCTATTCTGGAATTAGGGGCCGGGTTTAATCCTGAATATACGGGCCGGGAGAATATTTACTTGAACGGTTTAATGATGGGTTACGGCAGAGAGAAGATGGATGAAAAAATTGACTCGGTAATCGAATTTGCCGATATCGGTAAGTTTATAGATCAGCCTGTCAAAGTATACTCTAGCGGTATGTTTGCCAGACTTGCCTTTGCAGTATCCATAAATGTGGAGCCCGATATTCTCATCGTTGATGAAGCCCTGGCTGTTGGAGATACACGGTTCCAGACAAAATGTATTGATAAAATGAAGGAATTAAAGAGAAACGGCACTACGATCCTCTTTGTTTCTCACGCTTCAGAGCAAGTAAAGAGGTTCTGTAATAAAGCGGTTTGGATAAAAAATGGGAAGATAGAAGCGCTGGGAGATTCAAGTGAAGTCGTAGACTTATATGAGGATTATATGAGAAACGATACAGAACAGTTAACGGAGGGAACTGAACCGAGAGCGAACAAAGTGATTACTTCGATAGAGCCGGATTTTGTTCTTCCTTCCAATCCTGATGTGCTAGCTCTTATCACGAATGTTCAAATTAATAAAACGTCACTTCGAACATTTGAGGAGTTAATTGTAGAAATAGAATATGAAGTATATGAAGAGTCGATTGACGATCTGCTATTAGGAGCAGCAATTTATACGCCGAGTCGAGACTATATTTTTGGTCCAAATACTTTTTTGGAAAATATTTCGATTCCTAATAAAATGGGAAGACATAAAGTGAATTATTGTATTCCGCAGCTTCCCCTTTTGGGTGGAACCTTTTGTTTAGATGTGGGTCTTTTTAATAATGAGGGAATCATCAATATACATTATATGGAGAACGCGGTATCTTTTACTATAACCAATAAGTACTTTTCAGAAGGATTAGTTTATATAAAGCACAATTGGGAGGTACTAAAATGA
- a CDS encoding O-antigen ligase family protein — protein sequence MANPVYGKKAAQSRNAEKIPDSLWVLVIGFILFLFWAPFQVGLFNGQQTDYEKPIYLAVLLGCLMLFFWVALYYKRFKLEDQRDLLAVAVLLLPLTYFLSLFVAASHYMAMNMLLIQSMYAAVFIVSLYLLRQKQVNVIIQTAVLTVAYLIVWFGLMNWLGAWNVAGGLIGWFSNTVRGGKYLDAVLYDTNLGPRLTSIFQYANTYAGFLMAFLLVAIFALIRSKKAHGALINGFMLVPIIVSLLLTLSRGGLVMLPVAFVLLLLFEKPARQILWIIYLIIAGIASLAVISPVTKIGQRLSLVPDPSAAVKGWAYLLITSAVTAVLCWAVQRFAAPRLEASLGRGADRRFANLWLPIGATVLVALAAYLLIGTSVRSILPDNIEARLENINFQQHSVLERFTFYKDALKVVKDYPILGAGGGGWAALYEKYQNNPYTSRQAHNFFLQYLIEVGILGFIVFMGFILYVFYKYIRGFIKQKDKDDYENGFFYLILTLSILLHSVLDFNMSYVFMGLLVFIGLAGMAAVMDAKPLAVKWNSSGLRLGYMALACIGAAAVLIVSLRYIGSANAAADAKAIAQISQSYEEIKAPLIKTLKNRPSHPESVIILSSMDNQVYSQNKNEQFAAESLAVLTRGLKDEPNNKQMLKQLIALYDLQGKPDEAYAVYRDNADKYKWDIEWYEPLITRSFDLGNQAFTQKDSTKEQQYFETGLAAYEHVVAGVAYLKTLPAGQMQGRPFAVTPAIALSAGKMQLMTGKTADAAATLKQGLSDDYNDTANREVTRYYLAALQKDGQQDQGVYDKLIQADAAEKAKIEEIVAAQY from the coding sequence TTGGCTAATCCAGTATACGGTAAAAAGGCTGCTCAGTCGAGAAATGCTGAGAAGATACCCGACTCGCTTTGGGTGTTGGTGATTGGTTTTATTTTATTTTTATTTTGGGCCCCGTTTCAAGTGGGATTATTTAACGGGCAGCAGACGGACTATGAGAAACCGATTTATCTAGCCGTATTGCTCGGGTGTCTGATGCTGTTCTTTTGGGTCGCCCTTTATTACAAAAGGTTTAAATTGGAAGACCAACGGGATCTGCTGGCGGTAGCCGTGCTGCTGCTTCCTCTGACGTATTTCCTGTCGCTCTTTGTCGCCGCTTCGCACTATATGGCGATGAATATGCTGCTGATTCAGAGCATGTACGCGGCTGTGTTCATTGTAAGTCTCTACCTCCTTCGACAAAAACAAGTTAATGTTATCATACAAACCGCTGTATTGACAGTGGCTTATCTGATTGTCTGGTTCGGACTGATGAACTGGCTGGGCGCCTGGAATGTTGCCGGAGGGCTGATCGGCTGGTTCTCGAATACGGTTAGAGGAGGCAAATATCTGGACGCAGTGCTGTATGATACCAACCTCGGACCGCGTCTGACTTCGATATTTCAGTACGCCAATACATATGCCGGCTTCCTGATGGCGTTCTTGTTGGTGGCGATATTTGCACTGATTCGTTCGAAAAAAGCGCACGGCGCGCTAATCAACGGCTTCATGCTTGTACCTATTATCGTATCGCTGCTGCTGACGCTCTCACGGGGCGGGCTTGTCATGCTGCCTGTGGCATTCGTGCTTCTGCTGCTGTTCGAGAAACCGGCACGGCAAATCTTATGGATTATCTATCTGATTATCGCGGGTATCGCCTCGCTGGCGGTGATCAGTCCGGTCACCAAGATTGGTCAACGTCTAAGCCTCGTCCCCGACCCTTCGGCGGCTGTCAAAGGCTGGGCTTACCTGCTGATTACTTCAGCCGTTACGGCGGTTCTATGCTGGGCGGTGCAGCGTTTTGCCGCTCCTAGGCTTGAAGCGAGCCTGGGACGCGGGGCAGACCGCAGGTTCGCCAATTTGTGGCTTCCGATCGGCGCAACGGTGCTGGTGGCACTTGCCGCTTATCTGCTGATCGGCACGAGCGTGCGCAGCATTTTGCCGGATAATATCGAAGCTCGTCTAGAGAATATCAACTTCCAGCAGCACAGTGTACTCGAACGCTTCACCTTTTACAAAGATGCCCTCAAGGTTGTCAAGGATTATCCGATTCTCGGCGCCGGCGGAGGGGGCTGGGCCGCTCTTTACGAGAAATATCAGAATAACCCGTACACGAGCCGTCAGGCGCATAACTTCTTCCTGCAGTATTTGATTGAAGTCGGCATTCTGGGCTTCATCGTATTTATGGGCTTTATCCTGTATGTGTTCTACAAATATATCAGAGGGTTTATTAAGCAGAAGGATAAGGACGATTATGAAAACGGCTTTTTCTACCTGATCCTTACCCTCTCGATTCTGCTTCACAGCGTTCTCGACTTTAATATGAGTTATGTCTTCATGGGCCTGCTTGTGTTCATCGGGCTTGCAGGGATGGCGGCCGTTATGGATGCCAAACCGCTCGCGGTAAAATGGAACTCATCCGGGCTGCGATTGGGCTACATGGCCTTGGCTTGTATAGGGGCGGCGGCCGTTCTAATTGTGTCGCTCCGCTACATTGGTTCCGCCAATGCCGCTGCGGATGCCAAGGCGATCGCGCAAATAAGCCAATCTTATGAAGAAATCAAGGCACCGCTGATCAAGACGCTTAAAAACCGTCCCAGCCATCCGGAGTCTGTTATTATTCTCTCCTCGATGGACAACCAGGTCTACAGCCAAAACAAGAACGAACAGTTCGCGGCCGAGTCCCTCGCCGTGCTGACCCGGGGACTGAAGGATGAACCGAACAATAAACAGATGCTGAAGCAGCTGATTGCTTTATATGATTTGCAGGGAAAACCCGATGAAGCTTATGCGGTATACCGTGACAATGCGGATAAATATAAGTGGGATATCGAATGGTATGAGCCGCTCATTACCCGTTCATTCGATCTCGGCAACCAGGCCTTTACTCAAAAAGATTCAACCAAAGAGCAGCAGTATTTTGAGACCGGTTTGGCTGCTTACGAGCACGTGGTCGCGGGAGTGGCTTACTTAAAGACACTTCCGGCGGGACAGATGCAGGGCCGTCCATTCGCCGTAACGCCTGCGATCGCTCTTAGCGCAGGTAAAATGCAGCTCATGACAGGCAAAACTGCGGATGCTGCCGCCACGTTAAAGCAGGGATTGAGCGACGATTACAATGACACGGCAAATCGTGAAGTCACCCGCTATTACCTGGCGGCACTGCAAAAGGACGGGCAGCAGGATCAGGGAGTCTATGACAAACTCATTCAGGCCGATGCTGCAGAGAAAGCAAAGATTGAAGAAATTGTTGCGGCTCAGTACTAA
- a CDS encoding class I SAM-dependent methyltransferase produces MIDVLFDQYQRYQNVTDIINSMRMPGQVFNILEVGANEHQNLEKFLPIDQITYLDIQLPEYLQNNPKYILGDATSMDFSDDHYNIVVALDVFEHIFEKDREKFLNELNRVSSDFFVITAPFHSPEVVEAERRVNAVYKSIFGKDFIWLEEHMMNGLPVLRKVSEHLKAQNIQFEMINHGDVRIWERLMAIHFIAAQDSRLGIYRNEIDRFYNQHLFANDFVEKSYRKICVGSKSRNLSALPLRKINLSKRDEDLLKLDGMEKIFYSLADLPLKININDASADFIQIFKDEGAGYTEDKSIKFNLKSNRQHIHADLKSQNLKSIRIDPSNFKGSFEIKNIIITINAQNNLPKAAYTISGNFNLNFNNTFIFHEDDPYIILSILMEEAIEEVSFDIVKLPQDEAFISIVDYYTEHMRIIGEKTRLMGISHAKSIEELEQQISVLSAKINELMITNQSLITELENHKFSNDTSRKTINEINQKNAQLSQTNGELHQTILELRRVNNSNAAELKSIYESRGWIYLTKLKRVIGK; encoded by the coding sequence ATGATAGATGTTCTTTTTGATCAATATCAACGGTATCAAAACGTTACTGATATAATTAATTCGATGAGGATGCCTGGGCAAGTCTTTAATATTCTTGAGGTGGGTGCCAACGAACATCAGAACTTAGAGAAGTTCTTGCCGATTGACCAAATAACCTATCTAGATATACAATTGCCTGAATATTTACAAAATAATCCTAAATATATATTAGGTGATGCAACCTCAATGGATTTTTCTGATGATCACTATAATATCGTTGTTGCATTAGACGTATTTGAACATATCTTTGAAAAAGATCGTGAAAAATTTCTAAATGAACTTAACAGAGTTAGTTCGGATTTCTTTGTTATTACAGCCCCTTTTCATTCTCCTGAAGTGGTTGAAGCAGAAAGAAGGGTAAATGCGGTATATAAATCGATTTTTGGCAAAGATTTTATCTGGCTAGAAGAACATATGATGAACGGTCTGCCCGTTTTGCGTAAGGTGTCTGAGCATCTTAAAGCGCAAAACATTCAGTTTGAGATGATTAATCATGGAGATGTGCGCATCTGGGAAAGGCTAATGGCTATACATTTCATTGCAGCTCAAGACTCCAGATTGGGGATTTATAGAAATGAAATTGATAGGTTTTACAATCAACATCTTTTTGCAAATGATTTTGTGGAGAAGTCCTATAGAAAAATATGTGTAGGATCAAAAAGTAGAAACTTATCTGCGTTACCATTAAGAAAAATAAATTTATCTAAAAGAGATGAAGACCTATTAAAACTAGATGGGATGGAAAAGATCTTCTATAGCCTAGCTGACTTGCCTTTGAAAATAAATATTAATGATGCTTCTGCAGACTTTATTCAGATTTTTAAAGATGAAGGGGCAGGATACACTGAAGATAAAAGTATTAAATTCAACCTGAAAAGTAACAGACAGCACATACATGCTGATCTTAAATCTCAGAATCTTAAATCAATAAGAATAGACCCGTCTAATTTTAAAGGCTCATTTGAAATCAAAAATATTATAATTACTATAAACGCTCAAAACAACCTTCCAAAAGCAGCATATACGATTAGTGGGAACTTTAATCTGAATTTTAATAACACTTTTATTTTCCATGAAGATGATCCTTATATAATTCTGAGTATTTTAATGGAAGAAGCTATAGAAGAAGTGAGTTTCGACATTGTCAAGTTACCCCAAGATGAAGCTTTTATTTCTATAGTTGACTATTACACTGAACACATGAGAATTATTGGCGAAAAGACGAGACTGATGGGGATTTCACATGCAAAAAGTATTGAGGAATTGGAACAGCAAATATCAGTATTGTCAGCAAAGATTAATGAACTAATGATTACAAATCAATCCTTAATTACGGAGTTGGAAAATCATAAATTTTCGAATGATACTTCCAGGAAAACTATAAATGAAATTAACCAAAAAAATGCTCAGTTATCCCAAACAAATGGGGAGTTACACCAAACTATTCTTGAATTACGACGAGTAAATAACAGTAATGCAGCTGAATTAAAATCCATATATGAGTCTAGAGGATGGATTTATTTAACAAAGTTGAAGAGAGTTATAGGGAAATAA
- a CDS encoding glycosyltransferase family 2 protein, translating to MFSRLKSIFFILLGVFGVKSKLKLIPLNDLKKDGDRWISFGADPSFLVDGKFGNGWNEMSWSSNAGERIPLKMYWDDGEGFNEGRSLIIGEITKGNSNTKTYLYIPDDAIAIRLDPGEKKLDFSFSSLKMKKVSRICVAVKALRNYSSQRGYGYRGIVSLIRKVLNAIKTSGMKSLWVNAKQIMEYNSNSMVNDYSSWLEKSRFLEKEISQINDEIEAFEYKPLISIILPVYNIEEVWLRKCIDSVLAQYYSNWELCISDDASTKLHITKVLEEYKARDSRIKVVYRNENGHISKSSNSALEIATGEFIALLDHDDELTQDALYENALLLNRFRDADIIYSDEDKISIQGERFSPFFKPDWSPDLLLSQMYICHLTVCRKSLVDQVGGFREGYEGSQDFDLMLRVTELTNNIYHIPKILYHWRAIQNSTASSGTSKDYTHIAGLKAVEDAIDRRKLSATVVSIEGHSNIYLTKFKPTSNPKISIIIPTKNMASVLKTCLDSIFTRTRYYNYEVIIIDNGSTEPEIFELYKYWEKNEEERFKVYVLDIPFNYSKLNNFGAEKASGDLLLLLNNDTEVISEDWLQEMAGQAIRPEIGAVGACLYYPDKTLQHGGVILGLGGVAGHSHKHFASDSSGYYRRLKIVSNYTAVTAACLMIRKEIFFEANGLEEELQVAFNDVDFCLKVWSLGYNNLWLPHVKLYHYESKSRGYEDTPEKQFRFAGEIEWVKNRWSRILNNDPAYNPNLTKDKEDFSIGTPSEIYENNLSIMRCKKEKAHSIEVNI from the coding sequence TTGTTTTCAAGATTAAAATCGATTTTTTTTATCTTACTTGGAGTATTTGGTGTAAAAAGTAAACTGAAATTAATTCCTTTGAATGACTTGAAGAAAGATGGAGACCGCTGGATTTCATTTGGAGCAGATCCAAGTTTTTTGGTAGATGGAAAATTCGGAAATGGATGGAACGAAATGTCATGGAGTTCAAATGCTGGGGAACGTATCCCTTTAAAGATGTACTGGGATGATGGCGAAGGTTTTAACGAAGGTCGTAGCCTAATTATCGGTGAAATCACCAAAGGTAATTCCAATACTAAAACGTATCTTTATATTCCTGACGATGCAATAGCAATCAGATTGGACCCTGGTGAAAAGAAACTTGACTTTAGCTTTAGCAGTTTGAAAATGAAGAAAGTTAGTAGAATTTGTGTTGCTGTGAAAGCTTTAAGAAATTACTCTTCTCAAAGAGGCTATGGTTACCGAGGGATTGTCAGTTTGATAAGAAAAGTTCTGAACGCTATCAAAACTAGTGGTATGAAGTCACTATGGGTTAATGCTAAACAAATTATGGAGTACAATAGCAATAGCATGGTTAACGATTATAGTAGTTGGCTTGAGAAAAGCAGGTTTTTGGAAAAAGAGATCTCTCAAATAAATGATGAAATTGAAGCTTTTGAATATAAGCCCTTAATATCTATTATTCTTCCCGTTTATAATATAGAAGAGGTTTGGCTGAGAAAATGTATCGATTCCGTATTGGCGCAGTATTATTCTAATTGGGAACTATGCATTTCCGATGATGCCTCTACTAAATTACATATCACGAAGGTGCTAGAAGAGTATAAAGCTCGTGATAGTAGAATAAAGGTAGTATACAGAAATGAAAATGGGCATATTTCTAAATCATCAAATTCTGCTTTGGAAATTGCGACCGGTGAATTTATCGCACTGCTCGACCATGATGACGAACTAACTCAAGATGCTCTTTATGAAAATGCTTTACTGCTTAACAGATTTCGTGATGCAGATATTATTTATAGTGATGAAGATAAGATTTCAATCCAAGGGGAACGATTTTCTCCCTTTTTCAAACCGGACTGGTCTCCTGATTTGTTACTCTCTCAAATGTATATTTGTCACCTAACAGTTTGTCGCAAAAGCCTAGTTGATCAAGTTGGAGGGTTCCGCGAAGGGTATGAGGGAAGTCAGGATTTTGACCTAATGTTAAGGGTTACTGAATTAACCAATAACATTTATCATATTCCCAAAATCCTTTACCATTGGAGGGCAATTCAGAACTCTACCGCTTCTAGCGGGACGTCTAAGGATTATACACATATTGCTGGTTTGAAAGCGGTAGAGGATGCAATAGATAGAAGAAAATTGTCTGCAACTGTTGTATCAATAGAAGGCCATTCCAATATATACTTAACTAAGTTTAAGCCTACCAGCAACCCTAAGATTTCTATTATTATTCCAACCAAAAATATGGCTTCTGTACTAAAAACATGTTTGGATTCCATTTTCACAAGAACTAGATATTATAATTATGAAGTTATTATAATTGATAACGGAAGTACAGAACCTGAAATTTTTGAATTGTATAAATATTGGGAAAAGAATGAAGAAGAGAGATTTAAAGTCTATGTGTTGGACATTCCTTTTAATTACTCAAAGTTAAATAATTTTGGCGCAGAAAAGGCCAGTGGAGACTTATTACTATTGTTGAATAACGATACTGAAGTTATCTCCGAAGATTGGTTACAGGAAATGGCTGGACAAGCAATTCGTCCAGAAATAGGAGCTGTAGGTGCATGCTTATATTACCCTGATAAAACACTGCAACATGGAGGAGTCATACTAGGACTTGGAGGAGTGGCCGGGCATAGCCATAAACATTTTGCTTCGGATAGTTCTGGTTATTACCGAAGATTAAAAATTGTATCAAATTATACAGCTGTAACAGCTGCATGCTTAATGATACGTAAAGAAATATTCTTTGAAGCGAACGGTCTAGAAGAGGAGTTGCAAGTTGCTTTTAATGATGTTGATTTCTGTTTAAAAGTCTGGAGCTTAGGATATAACAATTTATGGCTACCACACGTGAAGTTATACCATTACGAATCAAAAAGTAGAGGATATGAAGATACCCCAGAAAAACAATTTCGATTTGCTGGGGAGATTGAATGGGTTAAAAATCGTTGGTCTAGGATTTTAAACAATGATCCAGCTTATAATCCTAATCTAACAAAGGACAAAGAAGACTTTTCAATAGGTACCCCCTCTGAAATTTATGAAAACAATCTTAGTATTATGAGATGTAAAAAAGAGAAAGCACACTCAATTGAAGTTAATATTTAA
- a CDS encoding ABC transporter permease codes for MKAAKHLLLFMCALIVLGVSYYYINLYWKENTDVSLHIKVKSEQKIDYQLFYADDPDAWSEEKSIHISYTNPGDWKELVFNLPEYSFIRIDFGNENNIVTARDLYITANSKVKLDVNEINAKLNQLKIEKKESEEYLLKAGGKDPFIYFDASRYITEAKHGGSWSLKIISLFLSLLAAAAFYFIGRYVKESIRFVRDFSANKELVLNLAKNDFKTKFASSYLGVLWGFINPLLTIGTYWFVFQVGLRSGDVGNVPFIIWFIAGIIPWFFFSDALSTATNAYLEYSYLVKKVVFKVELLPLVKIFSAFFVQLFFIIFIFVIYAFYGRFPTIYSFQLIYYVVCLLVLAVSVSFLTSSIVLFFKDLNQIIAVILQIGFWFTPIGWTVSMLSDFWSRVFKLNPMFYIVQGYRDTFIDHILFINRPYQTVYFWLFCLVLFTFSIKVFKKLKPHFSDVL; via the coding sequence ATGAAAGCGGCAAAGCATCTTTTGTTATTTATGTGTGCTTTAATTGTTTTAGGAGTATCTTACTACTATATCAATTTGTATTGGAAAGAAAACACCGATGTGTCTTTGCATATCAAAGTCAAATCGGAACAAAAAATAGACTATCAGTTGTTTTATGCGGATGATCCCGATGCGTGGAGTGAAGAGAAGTCTATTCATATTAGTTATACTAATCCGGGTGATTGGAAAGAGCTTGTATTCAATTTGCCGGAGTATTCTTTTATCCGAATCGATTTTGGTAACGAGAATAATATAGTAACTGCTCGTGATTTGTATATCACCGCAAATTCAAAAGTGAAACTAGATGTAAACGAAATTAATGCGAAGCTAAATCAGTTGAAGATTGAAAAAAAGGAATCCGAAGAATATCTCTTGAAGGCTGGCGGCAAAGATCCGTTTATTTATTTTGATGCCAGCAGATATATTACTGAAGCTAAGCATGGCGGAAGTTGGAGTTTGAAAATCATATCTTTGTTTTTAAGCCTGCTTGCCGCAGCCGCCTTTTATTTTATAGGAAGATATGTGAAAGAAAGCATAAGGTTTGTGAGAGATTTTTCTGCTAATAAGGAACTTGTTCTAAATCTGGCGAAGAATGATTTTAAAACGAAATTTGCTTCGTCATATTTGGGTGTTTTGTGGGGATTTATAAATCCCTTGCTCACTATCGGCACCTATTGGTTTGTATTCCAAGTTGGACTGAGAAGCGGCGATGTAGGGAATGTCCCATTCATTATTTGGTTTATTGCCGGTATCATTCCATGGTTTTTTTTCTCCGACGCTCTTTCAACCGCTACTAACGCTTATCTTGAATATAGCTATCTTGTAAAAAAGGTAGTCTTTAAAGTTGAGTTGCTTCCATTAGTTAAGATATTTTCGGCATTTTTTGTTCAGTTATTTTTTATTATTTTTATATTTGTTATTTATGCATTTTATGGGCGATTCCCAACCATATATAGCTTTCAACTGATCTACTATGTAGTATGTTTGTTGGTCTTAGCTGTTTCGGTATCATTCCTCACTTCTTCAATCGTTCTTTTCTTTAAAGACCTAAATCAGATAATTGCTGTAATTCTTCAGATCGGATTTTGGTTCACACCAATTGGTTGGACGGTCAGCATGCTTTCCGATTTTTGGAGCAGAGTTTTCAAATTAAATCCAATGTTTTATATTGTACAAGGTTACAGAGATACGTTTATTGACCATATTTTATTTATAAATCGCCCGTACCAAACTGTGTATTTTTGGTTGTTTTGTCTTGTATTGTTTACTTTTAGCATAAAAGTCTTTAAAAAACTTAAACCGCATTTTTCGGATGTGCTATAG
- a CDS encoding FAD-dependent oxidoreductase, giving the protein MKFDYVIFGAGIYGLYAAHLLAKKDLKVAVIEFDDKPLQRASYINQARVHNGYHYPRSVSTAAKSASYYERFSRDFSFSINDSFKKIYAISANDSLTNAEQFLNFCEYVNIPAYEVSSKPYFNPGLVEATYETVEFSYDANIIRNWYVEELGSFKNVTIYYNKHLDRSFKEETDFRLLFKDGDIITTPKILNATYASINQILKIFDYDLFTTKYEICEVIMTKVSQSMKNVGITVMDGPFFSLMPFGVSGYHSLTSVGHTPHESSFNPLPEFTCQNYREDCSKDQLQNCNTCFVKPESAWNRMHQLAKKYLMPDIAVAYESSLFAVKALISASELDDSRPTVIKEFSNSPSFISVFSGKFNTIYDLEEVL; this is encoded by the coding sequence TTGAAGTTCGATTATGTGATATTTGGAGCGGGCATTTATGGGCTTTATGCAGCGCATTTGCTTGCTAAGAAGGACTTAAAAGTGGCTGTTATAGAATTCGATGATAAACCTTTACAGCGAGCTAGTTATATTAACCAAGCCAGGGTGCATAATGGCTATCATTATCCTAGGAGTGTATCCACGGCTGCAAAATCGGCAAGCTATTATGAGCGGTTTTCTAGGGATTTTTCGTTTTCTATCAATGATAGTTTTAAAAAGATTTATGCTATATCTGCAAATGACTCGTTGACAAACGCGGAACAATTTTTGAATTTCTGTGAGTATGTCAATATTCCAGCCTATGAAGTCAGCAGCAAGCCTTATTTTAATCCCGGCTTGGTAGAGGCGACGTATGAAACTGTAGAGTTTAGCTATGATGCAAATATTATACGCAACTGGTATGTGGAAGAGCTGGGGAGTTTCAAAAATGTAACAATTTATTATAATAAACATCTAGATCGGAGCTTTAAAGAAGAAACTGATTTCAGACTGCTTTTTAAAGATGGCGATATTATAACAACACCTAAAATACTTAACGCTACTTATGCAAGTATCAACCAAATATTAAAGATTTTTGATTATGATTTGTTTACTACAAAATATGAAATATGTGAAGTTATAATGACTAAGGTATCGCAAAGCATGAAAAATGTAGGGATAACCGTTATGGATGGTCCATTCTTCTCGTTGATGCCATTCGGCGTAAGCGGGTACCATTCATTGACTTCGGTAGGTCATACTCCACATGAATCATCTTTCAATCCATTACCGGAATTCACATGTCAGAATTATCGGGAGGATTGTTCAAAGGATCAGCTCCAGAACTGCAATACTTGCTTTGTTAAGCCAGAGTCAGCTTGGAACAGAATGCACCAGTTAGCTAAGAAATATTTAATGCCAGATATTGCTGTAGCCTATGAAAGCTCATTATTTGCCGTTAAAGCGTTGATAAGCGCTTCAGAGCTGGATGATTC